The window TCGCCGGCATGTCCGAATGGCGGGTGGCCGATATCGTGCGCAAGGCACAGCGCCTCGGTCAGGTCTTCGTCCAGCCCCAGTTCGCGGGCGATGACCCGGCCGATCTGGGCGACTTCGATGCTGTGCGTCATGCGCGTGCGATAGTGATCGCCGTCCGGAGCGACGAAGACCTGTGTCTTCGAGCGCAGGCGGCGGAAGGCGATCGAATGGACGATGCGGTCGCGGTCGCGCTGGAATTCGCTGCGCGGACCGCGCGCACCGTCTCGGTTCTCGGGAAATTCGCGCCCGCGCGAGGCGGCGGGATCGGCGGCGTAAGGGGCTCTCTGCATCGAGCCGCTGGCTTAGGTCAGGCGATTCGCCGCGACAACGTGAACGAAATGGGAACCCCGTCGCTTATCGGCGAAAACCACCGTCTCGGGCCGTCAGGGCTCCGATGTGGCTACCCTCCGGCGAGTATCCAGTCGGCGGCGGTGCGGCAGTGGATGTCGGTGGAATCGAACACCGGCAGCACGTTCGCATCGGTGTCGACCACCAGCTCCAGCTCGGTACAGGCCAACACGATGGCCTTCGCGCCTTCCTTGTCCTTGTTGGTGATGACGGTCTTGAGCGCACGTTCGGCAGAGCGCGTAACGCGGCCGAGCATCAATTCCTTGTAGATGATGCCGTCGACCAGTTCGACATCGCCCGGATCGGGCGGAAGCAGGTCGACGCCGTAGGATACCAGCCGCTGGCGGTAGAAGCCCTCGGTCATGATGAAGCGCGTGCCGAGTAGCGCCGCATTGTCGCAGCCTGCCGCGCGCATGGCCTCGCCCACGCTGTCAGCGATATGCAGGACAGGGATCGAGATGCCTTCCGCGACCCGGTCATAGACCTTGTGCATGGTGTTGGCGGCGATCACCAGGCCTTCGGCACCGGCGCTTTCCAGCCGGCGCGCGCTATCGACCAGAAGCGCTGCGATCCGGTCCCAGTCGTCCGCCTGCTTCGCCTCGGCGATGAGCGAATAGTCGAGACTTTCGATCAGCATCGGTGCGCTGGACATCGGGTGCCCCTTGCGCTGGATTTCGCGGTTGATGCGTTCGTAATAGGCGCGGGTAGAGATCCAGCTCATCCCACCGATTAGACCCAGCTTGCGCAAGTGCGCTCCCTTCCTGATACCCTGTTGCGCCCCTGCGGGCAGACCCTCTTCAGGAATTGGGAACGGACTGCGCCCTCGGCGGTTCCGAAGCGCTTTCGCTTGCCGCAAGGGCGATGTCCGAAAGCCACACCATCAGGTCCGTCGCGCTGCGCTCTGCCGCCTCTTCCATCGGGATGTGCCCGATGCCGTCATAGGCGACCAGGGCAGAGTTCGGCAGGACGTCATCGTACCAGCCCGCAGCCGCAAAGGGGATGAGCGCATCTTCCTTGCCCCACATCACCAGTGTCGGCACTTCGACCTTGGCCACGTCTGCCTTGTCGAAGACGGTCCAGCCAAGGCCGAAGCGTTTCATCGTCGCATCGCGATTGCCCGGATAGCGCGCCAGTTCCCAGTAGCGGTCAACTGCCTCGGGGCTGACGATTTGCTGGTTCGAAACGCTTTGCGAAAGGCTGCGCTCGACGATCGAGCGCGGCATGAGCTGGAAAGAGAGGCTGTTGACCACCGGAATGCGCGCCAGCTTGAAGGCCAGGTTGCCGCTGCCTTCGCGCTGGATGTCGGCGCCGCCTGCATCGACCAGCACAAGTCCGTCGAGACGTTCGGGATGGGCCATGGCGTATCCCATGGCGATGCCGCCGCCCATGGAATTTCCGGCCAGCACAAAGCGATCGAGGCCCAGCGCATCGGCGACATTCCCGACGTCGGCGACGAAGGCGTCATGCGAATAATCGCCATCGGGCGCGGGTCCCGTCAGGCCGTGGCCGCGCTGGTCGAAGCGGATGACGCGGTAATCCTCGCGCAGCATCTCAGCCCAGGGCTGCCAAGTGTAGAGATCGGCGTTCGAGCCGTGGAGCAGCATGATCACCGGCGCATCGCGCGGTCCTTCATCCCGCAAGTGGACGGTTCGCCCGTCGGCAAGTTCGACAGCCTGCGAAGGCGAAGCGCCGTACTTGGCCCACATCTCGTTCGCATCGGTGTCCGGCACCCTGAAGAAGAGGAAAGCGAGACCGCCGGCAAGCAGCAGCAGGGCCAAGCCGCGCACGATCCATTTCATCTTGGCATCTCCTCGATCCAGCGGCGCACCGCCTCGGTTCCTTCGCGGTCGATACTCGACTTGCCGAGTTCGGGCATGGCGACGCCGGGATCATTGCTCAGCATCCGGTGAAGCAGGATCGACTGGTCGGGCTCGCCCGGCACGACATCGAACAGCAAGCCGCCCGCCCCGCGTCCGGCCGCGACCGGTCGCTTCATCACGCCGAGCGCGTGAGGATCGTCCTGCTCCCACCGCAAGTCGAGCCCGCTGTTCGAGGCGGTGGCCCCGGGCCGGTGGCAATGGGCGCAGTTCACGTCGAGATAGGCGCGGGCGACAGCATCCGCGCCCACCGCGCTGCGCTTTTCCCAGACCGCCAGCCGGTCTGCACCGGCCGGAACTTCGCCAAGATTGGCCGCGAGCCATTCGCCGGACAGATTGCGTGCCTTGGGCCCGATCGGGATCACCGCATCGTCCAGCCCGTGGCATTCCTTGCACTGGTTCTTGTTCGGCACACGGTAGCTGATCGCCTCGCCTGCCGGCGTGACGACCGGCATGCGCGCACCTGCAATCGCCAGCGCAGCGTCGGACTGCTCCGCGTTCCAGACATAGGGCAGAGCCACCCAGCCGCTTTCACGGTGGAGCAGAACGCGTGTTTCGATCAGGCGGCGTTTGCTCCCCTCGCCGAAGGCGAATGTCTTGATCAGCGCAGTGCCGACCGGAAAATCGATCAGGCCATCGCCATTGGCTTCCATCCGCTTGCCTTCGGGCAAGTAGACGAAGCGCAGCTTTTCCGCCCCGTCGGAATAGAGCGGGGTATTCAGGCGATAGGGCGTGACGCGTGCCGCCGGGGCCTGCCCTGCCCCGTCCGTGAAGAAGCCGAACTGCGACAACAGGCGCGGCATGCCCTCCACCACCGCATCGTCATTGACTGCGCCGACCGCCGCTACCGGCTGGAAGAAAGCGGCGCGTGCCGCGACCGACCCGGCCAGCGCGAGGCTCGCTGCGGCAAGCAGGGCGGTGGCAGGCTTCATCCTCCGAGCCGCGCCTCCAGCGCTGCAGGTGCACCGATGCCGCTGCGATCGAACGCTGCTGCGGGCGCCTTCACGCTGAGCGGTCCGGGCTGCGCTGCGCCGAGGCCCTTTCCGGCCTCGGTCAGGTTGAGGCTCCATCCTGCGGTCCCTTCGACTGCCGCAAGCGAACCAAGCCCGTCCCAAAGGACCGGCGGCAGTTCGCCGCCAAAGGCCGCCAGCAGCATCTCCGCCCCGTCGAGCTGCGGGTCGTAGCCGCCGCCGTCGTAGCTGTTCGGGCCCACCACCACCTCGCGCGGAAGCGGGTTGTAGCGCGCGTCATCGTAGGGCTGGACATAGGCGATCACCATGACCGGCGCAGTGGGATTGCCGGAGAGGATGTTGTTCTCGATCAGCACCTTCTCGTTAGCCATCACCATGATGCCGGTGCCGCGCCGCACTCCGGCCACGATATTGCCGGGAGGCGCGAAATTGGGCGTGTCGTTGGCGACCACCAGGTTGTTCTCGATGATGACGTTGCCCCCGCCCATGACGGGTAAGCTGGGCAGGTCGAACACGAGGATCCCGCCCGTATTGCGCGTGGCGATATTGTGCGCGACCAACGCGTTGCGGCTGTTCTCGATCTCGATCCCGGCGACATTCGCCTCCGCGATCGAATTGCGCACGGTGATCCGGTCGGACTGGCCGACATAGATGCCCGCATCGCTCGCCCCGGTCACCTTGACGCCGTCGACGAGAATGCCGGTGCTTTCGACCGGGTAGATGCCGTAGGCACCATTTTCCGGATGCGGCCCGCGCGTCCAGGTCACGCGGATGCGGTGGTAGACGATATTGTCGGCGCCCTTGGACTTCACCCCGTCGCCCTTGGGGTTTTCCAGCGCGAAATCGCGCAGGGTTACGTTGTCGCTGGTGACAAGTAGCCCTTCGCCCGCGCCCTGCTGGCCGGTGAAGTCGAGCACAGTCCCGTCCATTCCTGCGCCGCGCAGGGTCACACCCTCGACATCGAGGCTGAGACCGTCGCTCATCGCGTAGCGTCCCGCTTCGAGCACGATCTCGTCGCCCGGCTGCGCAATGATCAGCGCCTCCTGCAGGCGCTCCTGCGCGCCGTCCCCGGGGGTCACGACATGGGTTTCGGCCAGCGCAGGCGCGGCAGTCGCAAGCAGGGCCGCGGCAATCGTCATTCTGAACATGAGTCTCTCCCTTGCAACCCATTGTGCCGCAAGGTCAGACGATTGCAAGCGATGGGCTTCAGCGGGAGGTGGCTTGTGCCCGGGCCAGCCCTTCCATCGACAGCCTGCGCCCAGGCGCGAAGGCCAGCGCCTCGCGATAGGCTTCTGCCGCTTCCTTGTACCGGCCTGCTGCAGCAAGATGCTCGGCAAGGATTTCCCAACCCGGCTTGCCCACCGGCGGCGGGCCATAGACCACAGGCGTCGCGCTTTCCTGCTGGGCTGCAGCACGAAGCAGGGCTAGCCCTTCATCCGTGCGCCCCTCGGCCAGCACCAGCAGCGCCTCGCCCTGCGCGACCTGGCGCATCATCCACGGCCTCACCCACGTGTCGTAGGGCGATTCTTCCTTGAGCGCGGCATCGATTTCGACCGCCAGCGCTTTCATGCGGTCGAGCGCGGCTGCCACTTCCTGACGGTCATCTCCGGCCCGCATCAGGCGCGAGTAGGCCTGGTCGAAGCGCGTCAGGAGGAAACCTTCATCCACGCCTTCGAGCGGAGGTGCCCATGTGCCGGTCGCAACGCCGTTCCACATGGCCATGCCGGAATAGCTGGATGCGGGGCCGTAGCCGAGGCGGCCCTTGGGTCCACCCGCGATCTGCGCCTCGGCCTGCGCGCGGCATTCGGCGATCAGCGGAGCTGCGTCCTTGCCCTGCTGGAGCAGCGCATAGGCCAGCCATTCGTTGTAGTGGCCGCAGGAACTGGGATCGCGGCCCTGCGACGCCCGCTGGCGGTCTACCACGGCATCTGCGTTCACGTTGGCGCGCTCCACCGCCTGCCAGTCGGCCAGCGCATGGAAGATATGGCTCACCATGTGCTGTGCGTGCCCCGCATCGGGCGCAACGACCGCGTAACGCTCCGCCATCCGCTTGCCGAGCGGGGCGTGGACCGGATCGTCATAGGAATGGATCAGGTAGTGGAGGATGCCGGGGTGCATCTCGTGCGTCATGAACCCCTGCTCCAGCACGCCGGCCGCCTCCATGTAGACGGGCAATTGCCTGCCACCATGCGAGCTGGCGAGCACCGCCAGTCCGGTGAAGGCGCGCATGTCGATATCGTCGGGGCGCGCGGCAAGCATGGCACGCATCTTTGCGAGGTAGGCGAGGTCGCGTTCCTCCTTGGTGCCTTCGCCGTAAAGGGTCTCAACCGCGTCGAGCCACTGGCGCTCGGTCGCGTTCCGGGCCTTGGCAGCACGCTCCGCCAGCGTGGCACCCAGCTTTGCCAGTGCGGCGAGTGCAGCATCCCGGTCCTGGTCGTCCCACAGCGAATGGTTGTGGGTCATCGCTTCGCCCCAATAGGCCATGACGAAGCCCGGATCGGCGGCCTGCGCTCGCTGAAATTCCTCCGCCGCGTAGCCGTATTCGAAGTTGTGCAAGAGCGCGAGGCCGCGCAGGAACGGCTGCTTCGCTGCTTCGTTCGCGCTGGTCTCCATGACCATGAACTCGGTCCCGACCTGCGCCAGCGTCGCATTCTCTTCAGCGCCGTGACCGGTATGCGCATTGGCCGTCGCCGCCATCAGCAGCGCGGCTGTCGTGATTGCCAGTTTCTTCATAAGCCCCTCCCCCTCGGCGCCGATCATGCCGCGAGCGAGAGGATTTGGGAAGTCGGGCGGTTATCCTGCCGTAAAGGAGCAGATCGCCGCCGAGGTACCGACCACCTCGATCGCCTCGCGGTCGTCCACGCGGCGCAGGCGTTCGAGGAATTCTGCCATGGTCAGCGGAACCTCGCTCTCGCCCTCGCGCGCCTGGAGGTTTTCGAGCTTGCGCAGTTGCATGAGCGACAGCCGCTCTGCCATGCGCCCGCCCATGCAGGCTGCGACCGGCTGCGGGATGCCCTTGTCGACGAGCACGGCCTCGATCCGGCCAGCGGTCACGCGCTCCACGCCGCCGAACCAGCCCCACAGGCCGAGGCCGACCAGCGCCAGCACGGCGATTGCGATCACGGTCTTGCGCATTGGGTCAGTCGAGCGCCTTCACGATTTCCTCGACCATCTTCTTCGCATCGGCCAGCAGCATCATGGTCTGGTCCATGTAAAAGACGTCGTTGTCGACGCCCGCATAGCCCACCCCGCCCATGGAGCGCTTGATGAAGAAGACCTGTTTCGCCTTGTCCACGTCGAACACGGGCATGCCGTAGATGGGCGAGGACTTGTCGGTCTTGGCCGCCGGGTTAACCACGTCGTTCGCGCCGATGATGAAGGCCACATCGGCCTGGGCGAATTCGCTGTTGATGTCTTCCAGCTCGAAGACCTTGTCGTAGGACACGTTCGCTTCGGCCAGCAGCACGTTCATGTGGCCCGGCATGCGCCCGGCGACGGGGTGGATGGCGAACTTCACCTCGACGCCCTTTTCCTCGAGCAGGTCGGTCATTTCGCGCAGCGCGTGCTGCGCCTGCGCCACCGCCATGCCGTAGCCGGGGATGATGATGACCTTTTCCGCCTGTTCGAGCATGAACGCGGCGTCTTCCGCGCTGCCCTGCTTGTAGGGGCGCTGCTCCTTCGCCTCGCCTCCGCCCGAGCTGCTGTCCGCGCCGAAGCCGCCGGCGATGACCGAGAGGAAGCTGCGGTTCATCGCGCGGCACATGATGTAGCTGAGGATTGCACCCGAGGAGCCCACCAGTGCGCCGGTGATGATCATCGCCGTATTGCCAAGCGTGAAGCCCATCGCCGCTGCCGCCCAGCCCGAATAGCTGTTCAGCATTGACACAACGACCGGCATGTCCGCACCGCCGATGGGAATGATGAGCAGGAAGCCGATAGCGAAAGCGGCGACGGTGAGCGCAATGATCAACGGCATCGTGCCTGCGCCGACCGTGTGCGCGAACATGGCGACAAGCACGAGGATCGCGGCCAGCGTGCCGAGGTTGATGATGTGCCGCCCGGGCAACAGGATCGGCGAGCCGCTCATCCGTCCCGAAAGCTTGGCAAAGGCGATGACAGAGCCGGAGAAGGTGATCGCGCCGATCGCTATACCGAGGCCCATCTCGACCTTGCTGACAGGGTCGATCCCCCCATTGGGCAAGAGCAGCCCGAAAGCACCGGGATTGAGATAAGCCGCCCAGCCCACCAGCACCGCGGCAAGGCCGACTAGCGAGTGAAAGGCCGCGACCAGTTCGGGCATCGCGGTCATGGCGATACGGCGGGCGATGGTGACGCCGATAATGCCGCCGAGGAAGATGGCGACGCCGATTTCCACGATGTTGACGACTGAATGCGTGACCAGCGTGGTCACCACGGCGATCAGCATCCCGATCATGCCGAAGCGGTTGCCCGTCCGGCTCGTTGCGGGCGAGGACAGGCCGCGCAGGGCGAGGATGAAGAACACTCCCGACACGAGATAGGCGAGCGCGACCCACGGGTTTACCGGCTCTCCGGTCGAAGCGGCAGCAGGCGAGGCCGACAGCAGGAAGGGCGCAGCGAGGAGAAGGCGACGCATCACTTCTTCTCCTTCTTCTTGTACATGGCCAGCATTCGCTCGGTGACAGCGAAACCACCGAAGATGTTCACGCTGGCTAGCACGACGCCAGCCAGGCCCAACCATTTCGCAAGGGGGCTACCCGCCTCCGCTGCGGCAATAAGCGCACCGACGATGATCACCGAGGAAATCGCATTGGTCACCGCCATCAGCGGCGTATGCAACGCAGGCGTGACCGACCAGACTACGTAATAGCCGACGAAACACGCCAGCACGAAGATCGACAGGATCGAAATGAAGTCCATGTGCGGCCCCTCCCCGGGCCCGGGTTACGTAGTCGTCAGCCTCTCGTTCACGACCTTCCCGCCCTGCGTAAGCCGCACGGCGTCGCCGATTTCCTCGTCGAGCACGGGTTTGCCCTGCTCCTTGTCCCAGAAGGCGGAGAGGAAGTTGTAGAGGTTGCGCGCGAAAAGCGCCGATGCGTCTGCGGCTAGATGGCCTGCCGTGTTCGAATAGCCGACGATCTTTACGCCGTGCTTCTCGACCACCTGGTCGGGCTTCGATCCTTCCACGTTGCCGCCTTGCGAAACCGCGAGGTCGAAAATCACGCTGCCCGGCTTCATCGAGGCGATTTGCTCGTCGCTGACCAGCAGCGGAGCGGGGCGGCCCGGGATGAGCGCGGTGGTGATGACGATGTCCTGTTTGGCGATGTGTTCGGACACGAGCTTGGCCTGCGCGGCCTTGTATTCGTCGCTCATCTCGGTGGCGTAGCCGCCCGAGCCTTCGCCCTCGATACCGGCGACTTCCTCGACGAAGATCGGCTTCGCACCCAGCGACTGGATCTGTTCCTTGGTGGCGCTGCGCACGTCTGTGGCGGACACCTGCGCGCCGAGCCGCTTGGCAGTGGCGATAGCCTGCAGTCCGGCAACGCCGACCCCCATGACGAAGACCCTGGCTGCCTGCACCGTGCCGGCGGCGGTCATCATCATCGGGAATGCGCGGCCATATTCGTTGGCGGATGCAAGCACCGCCTTGTAGCCGGCAAGGTTCGACTGGCTCGAGAGCACGTCCATGCTCTGCGCGCGCGTGATGCGCGGCATGAACTCCATCGACAACGCTTCGAGTCCTGCCTTGGCATAGGCCTCTACCCGGTCGGTCTCGCGAAAGGGATCGAACGTCGCCGCGACCCAAGCGCCGGGCTTCGCGCCGGACAGCAGCGCCACGTCGGGCGCCTGCACGCCGAGCACGATGTCCGCGCCCGCGACCGCCTGGGCCGCGGGTACGACTTGCGCCCCTGCTTCGCGATAGGCCTCGTCGGTGATGGAGGCGCTTACCCCTGCGCCTTCCTCCACTGCGACTTCTGCCCCGAGTGCGATGAATTTCTTCGCCGTTTCCGGCGTGATGGCGACCCGGCTTTCGCCGTTCGCCCGCTCTGCCAGGACAGCGATGCGGATCAACGCGGCGCTCAGCCCGAAATCAAGATGACGACGATGGCCGTGATGATGACGATCACGGGGACCGCCCACTTCAGCATGCCGATGAAGGAGCCATAGGTCTTGCTATGGGCCTTCATGTCATTCCCGGATTCCATATTCAGTCCCTCGATTAGTTTTATGATTCAATCGTCCTCTAGAGTGCAAGAAAAGCAACGACAAGGGCTTGGACACCCCGTTCCACGCCGAAATACACGCTTAATCGCCCATTTACTCCTCTTTGCTAAGACAGTGGGGAGCGTTGCCGTATAGTACGGCGTGCCACGAGGGAGCGTTACGGGATTATGGCGACACAGGAAGGCCGCCTCCTGCTGCTGATCGACGACGAACCGGCACAGAGCCGGCTCGTGACGGCGCTTGCTGCCCGCGAGGGATGGCGCACCATCGTGGTCGAAACCTGCGAGGAAGCGCACGAGGCGCTGACTTCGAAGGAAGGCGTACAGATCGCTGCAGTCCTGCTCGACCAGTGGGTCCCGGGCGAGGATGCGTGCGATTTCATCCGCAACCTCAAGTCCGCCTGGCCCAACCTTCCGGTGATGATGCTGACAGCCAGCACCTCGCCTCTGCTCGCGGTGGAAGCGATGCGCGCCGGTGCGACCGATTACCTGATCAAGCCGATCGCGCCCGAACGCCTGCTCTCGGCCTTGCGCAGCGCAACCCGCCGCGAAGCGCCGA of the Qipengyuania gaetbuli genome contains:
- a CDS encoding NAD(P) transhydrogenase subunit alpha, which codes for MRIAVLAERANGESRVAITPETAKKFIALGAEVAVEEGAGVSASITDEAYREAGAQVVPAAQAVAGADIVLGVQAPDVALLSGAKPGAWVAATFDPFRETDRVEAYAKAGLEALSMEFMPRITRAQSMDVLSSQSNLAGYKAVLASANEYGRAFPMMMTAAGTVQAARVFVMGVGVAGLQAIATAKRLGAQVSATDVRSATKEQIQSLGAKPIFVEEVAGIEGEGSGGYATEMSDEYKAAQAKLVSEHIAKQDIVITTALIPGRPAPLLVSDEQIASMKPGSVIFDLAVSQGGNVEGSKPDQVVEKHGVKIVGYSNTAGHLAADASALFARNLYNFLSAFWDKEQGKPVLDEEIGDAVRLTQGGKVVNERLTTT
- a CDS encoding NAD(P)(+) transhydrogenase (Re/Si-specific) subunit beta, which encodes MRRLLLAAPFLLSASPAAASTGEPVNPWVALAYLVSGVFFILALRGLSSPATSRTGNRFGMIGMLIAVVTTLVTHSVVNIVEIGVAIFLGGIIGVTIARRIAMTAMPELVAAFHSLVGLAAVLVGWAAYLNPGAFGLLLPNGGIDPVSKVEMGLGIAIGAITFSGSVIAFAKLSGRMSGSPILLPGRHIINLGTLAAILVLVAMFAHTVGAGTMPLIIALTVAAFAIGFLLIIPIGGADMPVVVSMLNSYSGWAAAAMGFTLGNTAMIITGALVGSSGAILSYIMCRAMNRSFLSVIAGGFGADSSSGGGEAKEQRPYKQGSAEDAAFMLEQAEKVIIIPGYGMAVAQAQHALREMTDLLEEKGVEVKFAIHPVAGRMPGHMNVLLAEANVSYDKVFELEDINSEFAQADVAFIIGANDVVNPAAKTDKSSPIYGMPVFDVDKAKQVFFIKRSMGGVGYAGVDNDVFYMDQTMMLLADAKKMVEEIVKALD
- a CDS encoding aspartate/glutamate racemase family protein — protein: MRKLGLIGGMSWISTRAYYERINREIQRKGHPMSSAPMLIESLDYSLIAEAKQADDWDRIAALLVDSARRLESAGAEGLVIAANTMHKVYDRVAEGISIPVLHIADSVGEAMRAAGCDNAALLGTRFIMTEGFYRQRLVSYGVDLLPPDPGDVELVDGIIYKELMLGRVTRSAERALKTVITNKDKEGAKAIVLACTELELVVDTDANVLPVFDSTDIHCRTAADWILAGG
- a CDS encoding SO2930 family diheme c-type cytochrome, whose product is MKPATALLAAASLALAGSVAARAAFFQPVAAVGAVNDDAVVEGMPRLLSQFGFFTDGAGQAPAARVTPYRLNTPLYSDGAEKLRFVYLPEGKRMEANGDGLIDFPVGTALIKTFAFGEGSKRRLIETRVLLHRESGWVALPYVWNAEQSDAALAIAGARMPVVTPAGEAISYRVPNKNQCKECHGLDDAVIPIGPKARNLSGEWLAANLGEVPAGADRLAVWEKRSAVGADAVARAYLDVNCAHCHRPGATASNSGLDLRWEQDDPHALGVMKRPVAAGRGAGGLLFDVVPGEPDQSILLHRMLSNDPGVAMPELGKSSIDREGTEAVRRWIEEMPR
- a CDS encoding parallel beta-helix domain-containing protein, translated to MFRMTIAAALLATAAPALAETHVVTPGDGAQERLQEALIIAQPGDEIVLEAGRYAMSDGLSLDVEGVTLRGAGMDGTVLDFTGQQGAGEGLLVTSDNVTLRDFALENPKGDGVKSKGADNIVYHRIRVTWTRGPHPENGAYGIYPVESTGILVDGVKVTGASDAGIYVGQSDRITVRNSIAEANVAGIEIENSRNALVAHNIATRNTGGILVFDLPSLPVMGGGNVIIENNLVVANDTPNFAPPGNIVAGVRRGTGIMVMANEKVLIENNILSGNPTAPVMVIAYVQPYDDARYNPLPREVVVGPNSYDGGGYDPQLDGAEMLLAAFGGELPPVLWDGLGSLAAVEGTAGWSLNLTEAGKGLGAAQPGPLSVKAPAAAFDRSGIGAPAALEARLGG
- a CDS encoding NAD(P) transhydrogenase subunit alpha, translated to MDFISILSIFVLACFVGYYVVWSVTPALHTPLMAVTNAISSVIIVGALIAAAEAGSPLAKWLGLAGVVLASVNIFGGFAVTERMLAMYKKKEKK
- a CDS encoding aa3-type cytochrome c oxidase subunit IV, which encodes MKAHSKTYGSFIGMLKWAVPVIVIITAIVVILISG
- a CDS encoding alpha/beta fold hydrolase encodes the protein MKWIVRGLALLLLAGGLAFLFFRVPDTDANEMWAKYGASPSQAVELADGRTVHLRDEGPRDAPVIMLLHGSNADLYTWQPWAEMLREDYRVIRFDQRGHGLTGPAPDGDYSHDAFVADVGNVADALGLDRFVLAGNSMGGGIAMGYAMAHPERLDGLVLVDAGGADIQREGSGNLAFKLARIPVVNSLSFQLMPRSIVERSLSQSVSNQQIVSPEAVDRYWELARYPGNRDATMKRFGLGWTVFDKADVAKVEVPTLVMWGKEDALIPFAAAGWYDDVLPNSALVAYDGIGHIPMEEAAERSATDLMVWLSDIALAASESASEPPRAQSVPNS